A portion of the Streptomyces coeruleoprunus genome contains these proteins:
- a CDS encoding NUDIX hydrolase: protein METTHRPAARVICLDAAHRVLLLHWRDPFDGTWLWEPPGGGIDPGETPLEAARRELAEETGLDPGAVLDRSVRVDRDVWWNGRRHVGPEDFFLARFPEERPPLVRTGLLPDEQVNLHTHAWVAWSDLEALPDPVEPPRLAAVLRALSPDGPWGDLGRP, encoded by the coding sequence GTGGAGACGACGCATCGGCCCGCCGCGCGGGTCATCTGCCTGGACGCCGCCCACCGCGTGCTCCTGCTGCACTGGCGGGATCCCTTCGACGGGACCTGGCTGTGGGAACCGCCCGGCGGCGGCATCGACCCCGGCGAGACACCGCTGGAGGCGGCGCGGCGCGAACTCGCCGAGGAGACCGGCCTGGACCCGGGCGCGGTCCTCGACCGGTCCGTGCGCGTCGACCGGGACGTGTGGTGGAACGGCCGACGGCACGTGGGGCCCGAGGACTTCTTCCTGGCACGCTTCCCCGAGGAGCGACCGCCACTGGTGCGCACGGGGCTGCTGCCCGACGAGCAGGTCAACCTGCACACGCACGCCTGGGTGGCGTGGTCGGACCTCGAAGCCCTGCCGGACCCGGTCGAGCCACCCCGACTGGCCGCCGTGCTCCGCGCCCTGTCCCCGGACGGCCCCTGGGGGGACCTGGGCCGTCCCTGA